In Dyadobacter subterraneus, one genomic interval encodes:
- a CDS encoding helix-turn-helix domain-containing protein produces the protein MGLEKGLLLIEAFGISCSPMTLSQAAEITGHSAASTRRLLLTLVRLGYARCDGRLFALEPRTLRLVHAYVNSTPLTKVAQPILEICSERTRESASLAVVDGQHDVFVARSTRRRSLSFGL, from the coding sequence GTTGCTGATAGAAGCATTTGGTATCAGCTGTTCTCCGATGACTCTGAGCCAAGCAGCAGAGATCACGGGCCATTCGGCGGCGTCAACGCGACGTCTCTTGTTGACGCTTGTGAGGCTGGGCTATGCACGTTGCGATGGAAGACTCTTCGCCCTGGAGCCGCGCACGCTGCGGCTCGTGCACGCGTATGTGAACTCCACCCCACTTACAAAGGTGGCGCAGCCCATCTTGGAGATTTGTAGCGAGCGGACCCGTGAGTCGGCCTCGTTGGCAGTTGTGGATGGCCAGCATGATGTATTCGTCGCACGTTCAACCCGGCGTCGAAGCCTTTCGTTTGGTCTATGA